Proteins encoded within one genomic window of Granulicella pectinivorans:
- a CDS encoding sensor histidine kinase, with translation MAIELLFPLCALPGQRWRAWENEDMLYGMTSLRSTRMKAAFIVLLVTALAFFSWFTPPHDVVLHNILHHLNILPFMLAGLLFGWKGALKTILLATVLQAPSIHRHWFSEPLDAQDQIVELSTFGAAGMIAGVLAERERTQRRRVETTKLELEQVYTELRQNIDQLKKTERLTAAGQLSASLAHEIRNPLASISGAAGILARGQASAESRTECLNILTKESQRLNKLLTNFLEFARPRLPRYQSMDPEEMVRSVTALAQHNTKNLRVVVESQPESREVQCDPEQIKQLLLNLILNAVQATREDGAVTIRSFFEDDAYCVEVCDKGQGIPTEARESIFEPFFTTKETGTGLGLAIASNIAAQHGGTLTFRPNEGRGTIFRLQLPASEAVAIESVRSVR, from the coding sequence TTGGCGATTGAATTGCTCTTCCCTCTCTGCGCTCTGCCGGGGCAACGATGGCGTGCGTGGGAGAATGAAGACATGCTCTACGGCATGACCAGCCTGCGATCGACGAGGATGAAAGCGGCGTTTATCGTCCTGCTCGTGACCGCGCTGGCGTTCTTCTCGTGGTTCACCCCACCCCACGACGTCGTGTTGCACAACATCCTGCACCATCTGAACATCCTGCCGTTCATGCTGGCGGGACTTCTCTTCGGATGGAAGGGTGCGCTGAAGACGATTCTCCTGGCCACCGTCCTGCAGGCGCCTTCGATCCACCGCCACTGGTTCAGCGAGCCCCTCGATGCCCAGGACCAGATCGTCGAACTGAGCACCTTTGGCGCGGCAGGAATGATCGCCGGTGTGCTGGCCGAACGGGAACGCACGCAACGGAGGCGGGTCGAGACGACGAAACTGGAGTTGGAACAGGTGTACACGGAGCTGCGGCAAAATATCGATCAGCTGAAGAAGACCGAACGGCTGACTGCGGCGGGCCAGCTCTCCGCAAGCCTCGCCCATGAGATTCGCAATCCGCTGGCGAGCATCAGCGGAGCGGCTGGGATTCTGGCACGTGGACAGGCCTCCGCGGAGAGCAGAACCGAGTGCCTGAACATCCTGACGAAAGAGTCGCAGAGGCTGAACAAGCTGCTGACGAACTTCCTGGAGTTCGCACGCCCACGTCTGCCTCGTTACCAGAGTATGGATCCCGAGGAGATGGTGCGTTCCGTCACGGCGCTGGCGCAGCACAACACCAAGAACCTGCGGGTCGTGGTGGAGTCGCAACCGGAAAGCCGCGAGGTCCAGTGCGATCCGGAGCAGATCAAACAGCTTCTGCTCAATCTCATTCTGAATGCCGTGCAGGCCACGCGGGAAGATGGAGCCGTGACAATTCGCAGCTTCTTTGAGGACGATGCGTATTGCGTGGAGGTGTGCGACAAAGGGCAAGGCATCCCAACCGAGGCGAGGGAGAGCATCTTCGAGCCCTTCTTCACCACCAAGGAGACAGGCACAGGGCTCGGCCTGGCGATCGCATCCAACATCGCAGCACAGCATGGAGGAACGCTGACCTTCCGGCCGAATGAAGGGCGTGGCACGATCTTCCGCCTGCAACTGCCAGCCTCGGAGGCTGTCGCCATAGAGAGCGTGAGGTCGGTTCGATGA
- a CDS encoding sigma-54-dependent transcriptional regulator — protein sequence MKRNHILVVDDDSSLRRVMKMQLEEAGYVVSLATDGNEGWKMLQETEPYLVITDLRMPTSGLELLGRITREGLQTTVIVVTAFGTVETAVEAMKLGAYDYVMKPLDFDALLLVVHRAMERQNLIEEVRTLRSALDQRYGFEGIVGHSKSFLRVLDQAARVAQRDTTVLIQGETGTGKELLARAIHHNSRRRNRPFVAINCGAIPRELVESELFGYTRGAFTGALTNKTGRIESADGGTLFLDEVGELPLEAQVKLLRVLQEGELPKLGANSQVKVDVRVIAATHRNLPAMVEDETFREDLYYRLAVVPLLIPPLRERREDLPELIDSLLERAKTRHGLEDVRLSPAVKRRLIAYRWPGNVRQVENVLERLLVLSASDLITDEDLPEELMGSSTDSTAPWRDLPEEGISLEAIERDLISRALEKFSGNQTHAARYLDISRRTLIYRMEKHGLMTTDPEPAL from the coding sequence ATGAAGCGCAATCACATCCTGGTCGTCGATGACGACAGCAGCCTGCGCCGTGTGATGAAGATGCAGCTCGAAGAGGCCGGATACGTAGTCTCTCTCGCCACCGACGGCAACGAAGGTTGGAAGATGCTGCAGGAGACCGAGCCGTACCTCGTCATCACCGACCTTCGTATGCCCACCTCTGGCCTGGAACTGCTGGGCCGCATCACCAGGGAAGGGCTACAGACGACAGTCATCGTCGTGACCGCGTTCGGCACGGTGGAGACCGCAGTCGAGGCCATGAAGCTGGGAGCCTACGACTACGTGATGAAGCCCCTCGACTTCGATGCTCTGCTGCTTGTGGTGCATCGTGCCATGGAGAGGCAGAACCTCATCGAGGAGGTGCGAACGCTTCGTTCCGCGCTCGACCAGCGATATGGCTTCGAGGGGATCGTGGGGCACTCGAAGAGCTTCCTCCGCGTGCTCGATCAGGCCGCGCGCGTAGCCCAGCGAGATACCACCGTCCTGATCCAGGGCGAGACCGGCACGGGCAAGGAACTGCTGGCGCGCGCCATCCACCACAACAGCCGCCGACGCAACCGGCCCTTCGTCGCCATCAACTGCGGCGCCATCCCACGCGAACTCGTCGAATCGGAGCTCTTCGGATACACCCGAGGCGCGTTCACAGGCGCCCTCACGAACAAGACCGGACGCATCGAATCGGCCGACGGCGGCACGCTCTTTCTCGACGAGGTCGGCGAACTTCCCCTGGAAGCACAAGTGAAACTGCTGCGCGTCCTCCAGGAGGGCGAGCTCCCCAAGCTCGGTGCAAACTCACAAGTCAAGGTCGACGTGCGCGTCATCGCGGCGACGCATCGCAACCTTCCCGCGATGGTCGAGGATGAGACCTTCCGCGAAGATCTCTATTACCGTCTAGCCGTCGTCCCTCTCCTGATCCCGCCGCTGCGGGAGCGTCGCGAAGATCTTCCGGAGTTGATCGATTCCCTGCTGGAGCGTGCCAAGACGCGGCATGGACTCGAGGACGTCAGGCTCTCACCCGCCGTGAAGCGCCGTTTGATTGCCTACCGGTGGCCTGGCAACGTGCGGCAGGTCGAAAACGTATTGGAACGCCTTCTGGTGCTTTCGGCCTCGGACCTGATTACCGATGAAGATCTTCCCGAAGAGCTGATGGGCTCCTCCACCGACTCCACCGCGCCATGGCGCGATCTGCCGGAAGAAGGCATCAGCCTGGAGGCCATCGAGCGCGACCTGATCAGCCGTGCGCTCGAGAAGTTCAGCGGCAACCAGACCCATGCCGCGCGTTATCTCGACATCAGCCGCCGTACCCTGATCTATCGCATGGAGAAGCATGGCCTGATGACCACCGACCCGGAGCCTGCCCTCTAA
- the gnd gene encoding phosphogluconate dehydrogenase (NAD(+)-dependent, decarboxylating): MQLAMVGLGRMGSNMVKRLVAHGHECVVFDMSPNVVADLAKTEGVTGATSIEDMIGKLTTPRAIWLMIPAGVVEKTLASIVPHLEKGDILIDGGNSYYIDDISRAKMLAEKGIEYVDVGTSGGVWGLERGYCMMIGGSNATVEHLDPIFKTIAPGKGDAGPTPGRKPGIGTSEDGYLHCGPNGAGHFVKMVHNGIEYGMMASYAEGLGVLKSANIGKHLGEIDAETTPLRDPEHYQYDFDLPEITEVWRRGSVIASWLLDLTAQALIEDPALSKFGGRVSDSGEGRWTIRAGIDEGVPTPVLTASLYERFSSRGEAEFSNKLLSAMRYEFGGHLEKPAEK, from the coding sequence ATGCAACTGGCAATGGTAGGTCTTGGCAGAATGGGTTCCAACATGGTCAAACGGCTCGTGGCCCACGGGCATGAGTGTGTCGTCTTCGACATGTCCCCCAACGTAGTCGCGGATCTGGCGAAGACAGAGGGAGTCACCGGAGCGACTTCAATCGAGGATATGATCGGCAAGCTAACGACCCCGCGCGCCATCTGGCTCATGATTCCGGCCGGCGTCGTCGAGAAGACACTTGCCTCCATCGTGCCTCACCTGGAGAAGGGCGACATCCTCATCGACGGCGGTAACTCGTACTATATAGACGACATCAGTCGCGCCAAGATGCTTGCAGAAAAGGGTATTGAATACGTCGATGTAGGCACCAGCGGAGGCGTCTGGGGCCTGGAGCGCGGTTACTGCATGATGATCGGCGGCTCGAACGCCACCGTCGAACACCTCGACCCCATCTTCAAGACCATCGCTCCTGGCAAGGGAGACGCGGGACCCACGCCAGGACGCAAGCCGGGGATCGGGACCTCCGAGGATGGCTATCTGCACTGCGGCCCCAACGGCGCGGGCCACTTCGTCAAGATGGTCCACAACGGCATCGAATATGGCATGATGGCCTCCTACGCCGAGGGCCTCGGCGTGCTGAAGTCCGCAAACATCGGCAAGCATCTTGGCGAGATCGACGCCGAAACCACCCCCCTCCGCGATCCAGAACACTACCAGTACGACTTCGACCTGCCGGAGATCACCGAGGTCTGGCGTCGCGGCAGCGTTATCGCCTCCTGGCTCCTCGACCTCACCGCGCAGGCACTCATCGAGGATCCCGCCCTGTCGAAGTTCGGTGGACGCGTGTCCGATTCGGGCGAAGGACGCTGGACCATCAGGGCCGGCATCGACGAGGGTGTTCCCACGCCCGTGCTCACAGCCTCGCTCTATGAGCGCTTCAGCTCGCGCGGCGAAGCAGAGTTCTCCAATAAACTTCTCTCCGCGATGCGCTACGAGTTTGGCGGACATCTCGAAAAGCCAGCCGAAAAGTAA
- the zwf gene encoding glucose-6-phosphate dehydrogenase, translated as MTQPHSDALVFFGATGDLAYKKIFPALQSMIKRGSLSVPVIGVAKAGWNLDQLKDRAKDSLEKHGGLDPDAWTKLSGLLRYVDGDYADPATFAAVRKELGDAKRPAHYLAIPPSMFEKVVEQLVQSGSAKDARMIVEKPFGHDLASAQELNRILLSAFRESSIFRIDHYLAKGPVHNMVSFRFSNSFLEPIWNRNYIESVQITMAEDFGVQGRGSFYDQTGAIRDVIQNHIFQVLCNLAMECPAASDSESVRDEKVKVLKAIPPITADDLIRGQFKGYLDEKGVAPDSQVETFAVLRMQIKSWRWDGVPFFIRAGKNLPVTCTEVMARLRKPPHTNITEPDSPQNYVRMRISPEMTIALAVSTSSVSGTGPRQEVEMVATRHPEPTEMEAYERVLTDAMAGDATLFARQDYVEEAWRIVDPILNAPTPVHVYEPQTWGPQDCDPSLIPPGGWDIPTPEPQDVYRVVG; from the coding sequence ATGACCCAGCCGCACTCCGACGCACTTGTCTTCTTTGGCGCAACCGGCGACCTCGCCTATAAGAAGATCTTCCCTGCCCTGCAATCGATGATCAAACGCGGCAGCCTCAGCGTTCCGGTCATCGGCGTCGCCAAAGCCGGTTGGAACCTGGATCAGTTGAAGGACCGCGCCAAGGACAGCCTCGAAAAGCACGGAGGCCTCGATCCGGATGCATGGACCAAGCTCAGCGGGCTGCTGCGTTATGTGGACGGCGACTATGCCGATCCCGCAACGTTCGCGGCAGTCCGCAAGGAGCTCGGCGACGCGAAGCGGCCCGCGCACTACCTCGCAATTCCTCCGTCGATGTTCGAGAAGGTCGTCGAGCAACTCGTGCAGTCCGGATCCGCGAAAGATGCACGCATGATCGTCGAGAAGCCCTTTGGCCATGACCTAGCCTCCGCGCAGGAGCTCAACCGCATCCTGCTGTCCGCGTTTCGAGAGTCGTCGATCTTCCGCATCGATCACTACCTCGCCAAGGGGCCCGTGCACAACATGGTCTCGTTCCGCTTCTCGAACTCCTTCCTCGAGCCCATCTGGAACCGCAACTACATCGAGAGCGTGCAGATCACCATGGCCGAAGACTTCGGCGTGCAGGGCCGCGGCTCCTTCTACGACCAGACCGGCGCGATCCGCGACGTCATCCAGAACCACATCTTCCAGGTGCTCTGCAATCTCGCCATGGAGTGCCCCGCCGCCAGCGACAGCGAGTCCGTCCGCGACGAGAAGGTGAAGGTCCTCAAGGCAATCCCCCCCATCACGGCGGACGACCTCATCCGCGGCCAGTTCAAGGGCTATCTCGACGAGAAGGGGGTTGCGCCCGACTCCCAGGTGGAGACCTTCGCCGTGCTGCGTATGCAGATCAAGTCCTGGCGCTGGGACGGAGTTCCCTTCTTCATTCGTGCCGGCAAGAACCTGCCCGTCACCTGCACCGAGGTCATGGCGCGTCTGCGTAAGCCGCCCCATACCAACATCACCGAACCAGACTCACCACAGAACTACGTGCGCATGCGCATCAGCCCAGAGATGACGATCGCCCTCGCTGTCTCAACCTCATCGGTCTCCGGCACAGGTCCCCGGCAGGAGGTCGAGATGGTGGCCACGCGACACCCCGAGCCCACCGAGATGGAGGCCTACGAACGCGTCCTGACCGACGCCATGGCCGGTGACGCCACCCTCTTTGCCCGACAGGACTATGTCGAAGAAGCGTGGCGCATCGTCGATCCAATCCTGAACGCCCCCACGCCCGTCCACGTCTATGAGCCCCAAACCTGGGGCCCGCAGGACTGCGACCCCAGCCTCATCCCTCCCGGCGGATGGGACATCCCCACGCCCGAGCCGCAGGACGTCTACCGGGTCGTGGGATGA
- a CDS encoding DNA-3-methyladenine glycosylase I, with protein sequence MSDTMTRCAWAGNNSLMRSYHDEEWGMPERDSRTLWEVLMLEGFQAGLSWITILKKREAFREAFHHFDPERIARYKEADIERLMQNSGIVRARAKIEATIGGAKIYLAMQRSGEDFSDYVWGMAGGKPIQHEGPLPPKTELSEKISADLKKRGFKFVGPVIVYAWMQAVGITNDHAADCFRRKPCAKKKAI encoded by the coding sequence ATGAGCGACACAATGACCCGCTGCGCATGGGCCGGCAACAATAGTCTCATGCGCAGCTACCACGACGAAGAGTGGGGCATGCCCGAACGCGACAGCCGGACCCTTTGGGAGGTGCTCATGCTCGAGGGCTTTCAGGCTGGCCTCTCATGGATCACCATCCTGAAAAAGCGGGAAGCATTCCGCGAGGCCTTCCACCACTTCGACCCGGAACGCATCGCCAGATACAAAGAGGCGGACATCGAGCGACTCATGCAGAATTCCGGCATTGTGCGCGCTCGCGCCAAGATCGAAGCCACCATCGGCGGCGCAAAGATCTACCTGGCGATGCAGCGCAGCGGAGAAGACTTCTCCGACTATGTGTGGGGCATGGCGGGTGGCAAGCCCATCCAGCACGAAGGCCCCTTGCCCCCGAAGACCGAGCTTTCGGAGAAGATCTCCGCCGACCTGAAAAAGCGCGGCTTCAAGTTCGTCGGTCCGGTAATCGTCTATGCATGGATGCAGGCTGTAGGCATTACCAACGATCATGCCGCGGACTGCTTCCGTCGCAAGCCCTGCGCGAAGAAGAAGGCTATTTAG
- a CDS encoding LacI family DNA-binding transcriptional regulator, with the protein MPAVRMKDIARDLGVSAVTVSKVLRGHPDIGQATTDRVLARVKELKYRPNLMARSLVTGRSFLVAFVVPDLVHGFFSEIAITVSTELRKHGYSILIAWTADDSEVQSSEMQHLLSVGIDAMIVATSGNDTSAFELLEERGTPYVLLDRDLHALKAPFVGGDDVLAGQLATQHLIDQGCKRIAHICGPSMSPGLRRLEGYRVAMKEAGRTVNEDYIVTPVDDGARSFQHGFEATQRLLALKPRVDGIFCFNDPLAIGSMEAIFAAGLRVPEDIAIIGCGNHPMGETLRLPLSTVDQDMKGLGEKCAKAVLALLAAPVKASTKKYILKPLLVVRKTSQRGTK; encoded by the coding sequence ATGCCGGCCGTCAGGATGAAGGATATTGCGCGCGATCTGGGTGTCTCCGCCGTTACGGTGTCGAAGGTGCTGCGCGGCCATCCGGATATTGGACAGGCGACGACGGACCGTGTGCTGGCGCGGGTGAAGGAGCTGAAGTACAGGCCCAACCTGATGGCACGCAGCCTGGTCACCGGCCGGAGCTTTCTGGTTGCGTTTGTGGTGCCGGATCTTGTGCATGGCTTCTTCTCGGAGATTGCGATTACAGTTTCGACGGAGCTGCGCAAGCATGGTTACTCGATCCTGATCGCCTGGACCGCAGACGACTCCGAGGTGCAGTCGAGCGAGATGCAGCATCTGCTCTCCGTTGGGATCGACGCGATGATCGTGGCCACTTCAGGAAACGATACATCCGCCTTTGAGCTGCTCGAAGAGCGGGGTACGCCGTATGTCCTTCTGGATCGGGACTTGCATGCGTTGAAGGCTCCCTTTGTGGGGGGCGACGATGTTCTTGCGGGTCAGCTTGCTACGCAACACCTCATCGATCAAGGATGCAAACGGATCGCTCATATCTGCGGGCCGTCCATGAGTCCCGGGTTGCGCAGGCTCGAGGGCTATCGCGTTGCGATGAAGGAAGCGGGGCGCACGGTCAACGAAGACTATATTGTGACGCCGGTGGATGACGGTGCACGCAGCTTCCAGCATGGGTTCGAGGCTACCCAACGTCTGCTTGCCCTGAAACCTCGCGTCGACGGCATCTTCTGCTTCAACGACCCTCTGGCCATTGGCTCTATGGAGGCTATCTTCGCGGCTGGTCTGCGTGTGCCGGAAGATATTGCGATCATCGGTTGCGGCAACCATCCGATGGGTGAGACGTTGCGGCTTCCGCTCTCGACGGTCGACCAGGATATGAAGGGCCTTGGCGAGAAGTGCGCCAAGGCGGTTCTGGCACTGCTGGCTGCGCCGGTGAAGGCAAGCACGAAGAAGTACATTCTGAAGCCGCTCCTGGTAGTGCGGAAGACCTCACAGCGCGGGACTAAATAG
- a CDS encoding DUF302 domain-containing protein yields the protein MTHLRSPYTVAETLDRLQIILFGNGIDVFATIDHRATAEAAGLSMTPATVLIFGAPKAGTPLMIAAPTLAIDLPLKALVWQEPSGAVWLSYNTPEYLAERHGLPHDMIAAIGGIRNLCEAAVKPGPL from the coding sequence ATGACGCACTTGAGAAGTCCCTACACGGTCGCCGAGACGCTCGACCGTCTACAGATCATCCTCTTCGGCAATGGCATCGATGTCTTCGCTACCATCGACCACCGCGCGACCGCCGAGGCAGCAGGTCTGTCGATGACGCCCGCGACGGTACTGATCTTCGGCGCACCTAAGGCAGGCACGCCGCTGATGATCGCCGCACCCACGCTGGCCATCGATCTGCCGCTGAAGGCTCTCGTCTGGCAGGAGCCCTCCGGCGCGGTATGGCTCTCCTACAATACGCCTGAGTATCTCGCAGAGCGCCACGGTCTGCCGCACGACATGATCGCGGCAATCGGCGGCATTCGCAACCTATGCGAGGCCGCCGTCAAGCCGGGCCCTCTCTAG